The following are encoded in a window of Amycolatopsis lexingtonensis genomic DNA:
- a CDS encoding LytR/AlgR family response regulator transcription factor, with product MRFTVSAHDDTRKLVVLAVDDEPNGLDELVHCLRNSPHVAKVFPAIDASEALRLLSTDDPRLRERKDRGLPIVDAVFADIDMPGLSGMEMSRVFAALRPSPALVFVTGHAEEAVNAFDLGALDYVLKPYQQDRLDRAITRVIDKLASAAAPPPGALGGEPVKNDDEVIPVELAGTTKLIPRSSVRWVEAQGDYARLFTTEGSHLVRIPLAQLEERWEKAGFVRIHRSFLVALPLITELRMGQGGYQVVIGNEEKVLPVSRRHTRALKDRLVGSGRNG from the coding sequence ATGCGTTTCACTGTGAGTGCTCACGATGACACCCGGAAACTCGTGGTCCTGGCTGTGGACGACGAGCCGAACGGTCTTGACGAACTCGTCCACTGCCTGCGCAACAGCCCGCACGTGGCGAAGGTGTTCCCGGCGATCGACGCCTCCGAGGCGCTTCGGCTGCTGTCCACCGACGACCCGCGGCTGCGCGAGCGCAAGGACCGCGGCCTGCCGATCGTCGACGCCGTCTTCGCGGACATCGACATGCCCGGCCTGTCCGGCATGGAGATGTCGCGCGTGTTCGCCGCGCTCCGGCCGTCGCCCGCGTTGGTCTTCGTCACCGGGCACGCCGAAGAGGCGGTCAACGCCTTCGACCTCGGTGCGCTCGACTACGTGCTCAAGCCGTACCAGCAGGACCGCCTCGACCGCGCGATCACCCGCGTGATCGACAAGCTGGCCTCCGCCGCGGCGCCCCCGCCCGGTGCGCTGGGCGGCGAGCCGGTGAAGAACGACGACGAGGTCATCCCGGTCGAGCTGGCCGGCACCACCAAGCTCATCCCGCGCTCGTCGGTCCGCTGGGTCGAGGCGCAGGGCGACTACGCGCGGCTGTTCACCACCGAAGGCAGCCACCTGGTCCGCATCCCGCTGGCGCAGCTCGAGGAACGCTGGGAGAAGGCCGGCTTCGTCCGGATCCACCGGTCGTTCCTCGTCGCGCTGCCGCTGATCACCGAACTGCGCATGGGCCAGGGTGGCTACCAGGTCGTGATCGGCAACGAGGAGAAGGTGCTGCCGGTCAGCAGGCGGCACACCCGGGCGCTGAAGGACCGGCTGGTCGGTTCGGGCCGGAACGGCTGA
- a CDS encoding glycoside hydrolase family 16 protein has protein sequence MPHSRRLAIGAAFGAALIAIPLTMPAAASIPPPDSGWTTVFADDFTGGSGALPASANWIIDNGHSYPGGPANWGTGEIQNYTANSGNVSLDGGGNLRITPLRDGSGNWTSARIETQRADFKPPAGGVMRIESRIQMPNVTGSAALGYWPAFWALGGPYRGNWWNWPAIGEFDIMENVNGINSVWGVLHCGVNPGGPCNETTGLPANRACPGSSCQSAFHTYRFEWDASTSPQVFRWFVDGQQFHSVSQNQVDATTWANMTTHQGYFVLLNVAIGGAFPNNNSGTTTPGPGIVPGHPMVVDYVTVTTRGGGGGTTTPPTTTPPGGGTSAYSTIQAESFSQQSGLITEATTDSGGGQDIGALANGDWALYPNVDFGSSAATNFQARVASGAANGVSGLVEVRLDSRSNAPIGSFAVGNTGGWQSWRTVPANISAVTGVHNVYLTFTSGQPADFVNLNWFTFVH, from the coding sequence ATGCCCCACTCCCGAAGACTCGCCATCGGTGCCGCGTTCGGCGCCGCGCTCATCGCCATCCCGCTGACCATGCCCGCCGCGGCGTCGATCCCGCCGCCCGACTCGGGCTGGACCACGGTTTTCGCCGACGACTTCACCGGCGGCTCCGGCGCCCTCCCCGCGAGCGCGAACTGGATCATCGACAACGGCCACAGCTACCCCGGCGGCCCCGCCAACTGGGGCACCGGCGAGATCCAGAACTACACCGCCAACTCCGGCAACGTCTCCCTCGACGGCGGCGGCAACCTCCGCATCACGCCGCTGCGCGACGGGTCGGGCAACTGGACGTCGGCGCGCATCGAAACCCAGCGCGCGGACTTCAAGCCGCCGGCGGGCGGGGTCATGCGGATCGAAAGCCGGATCCAGATGCCGAACGTCACCGGCTCGGCCGCGCTCGGGTACTGGCCCGCGTTCTGGGCGCTCGGCGGTCCCTACCGCGGCAACTGGTGGAACTGGCCCGCGATCGGCGAGTTCGACATCATGGAGAACGTCAACGGGATCAACTCCGTCTGGGGTGTCCTGCACTGCGGCGTCAACCCGGGCGGCCCGTGCAACGAAACGACCGGCCTGCCCGCCAACCGGGCGTGCCCGGGCAGCAGCTGCCAGTCGGCCTTCCACACCTACCGCTTCGAATGGGACGCGAGCACCAGCCCGCAGGTGTTCCGCTGGTTCGTCGACGGCCAGCAGTTCCACTCGGTGAGCCAGAACCAGGTCGACGCCACGACCTGGGCGAACATGACCACCCACCAGGGCTACTTCGTGTTGCTGAACGTCGCCATCGGCGGCGCGTTCCCGAACAACAACTCCGGCACCACCACGCCGGGGCCGGGGATCGTGCCCGGCCACCCGATGGTCGTCGACTACGTCACCGTCACCACCCGCGGCGGCGGTGGCGGCACGACGACCCCGCCGACCACCACGCCGCCCGGCGGTGGGACCAGCGCGTACAGCACCATCCAGGCCGAGTCCTTCAGCCAGCAGTCCGGGCTGATCACCGAGGCCACCACGGACAGCGGGGGCGGCCAGGACATCGGCGCGCTGGCCAACGGCGACTGGGCCCTGTACCCGAACGTCGACTTCGGCAGCAGCGCGGCGACCAACTTCCAGGCGCGGGTGGCGTCCGGCGCCGCGAACGGGGTCAGCGGGCTGGTGGAAGTGCGGCTCGACAGCCGGTCCAACGCGCCGATCGGCAGCTTCGCCGTGGGCAACACCGGCGGCTGGCAGAGCTGGCGGACCGTCCCGGCGAACATCAGCGCGGTGACCGGCGTGCACAACGTGTACCTCACGTTCACGAGCGGCCAGCCCGCGGATTTCGTGAACCTCAACTGGTTCACGTTCGTGCACTGA
- a CDS encoding S49 family peptidase produces the protein MSVTNKLASRIPALADRVERKDVVAVVKLHGVITPSPSPLARGAINLSAVESALTRAFGHDRLKAVALLVNSPGGAPTQSGLVAERIRQLADEKQVPVLAFCEDVAASGGYWLACAADEIYAHRTSMVGSIGVISGGFGFTGLLERFGIERRLHTAGANKSRLDPFSPEKPEDVEWLKKMHTQLHDLFVGWVKERRGDRLTDAEDLFTGDVWLGAKAHELGLIDGLGSLRQIVTERFPDAEISVAEPKRPLLARLGIGAPAAASAVLDAVTQKAAWSRFGL, from the coding sequence ATGAGCGTGACGAACAAACTGGCTTCGCGGATCCCGGCGCTCGCCGACCGGGTCGAGCGCAAGGACGTCGTGGCCGTGGTGAAGCTGCACGGCGTGATCACCCCGTCGCCGTCCCCGCTGGCCAGGGGCGCGATCAACCTGAGCGCGGTCGAATCGGCCCTGACCAGGGCGTTCGGCCACGACCGGCTGAAGGCGGTCGCGCTGCTGGTGAACTCACCCGGCGGCGCGCCGACGCAGTCCGGCCTGGTCGCCGAGCGCATCCGGCAGCTGGCCGACGAGAAGCAGGTCCCGGTGCTGGCGTTCTGCGAAGACGTCGCCGCGTCCGGCGGCTACTGGCTGGCCTGCGCGGCCGACGAGATCTACGCCCACCGCACGTCCATGGTCGGCTCGATCGGCGTGATCAGCGGCGGCTTCGGCTTCACGGGCCTGCTGGAACGCTTCGGCATCGAGCGCCGCCTGCACACGGCGGGCGCCAACAAGTCGCGCCTCGACCCCTTCTCGCCGGAGAAGCCGGAAGACGTCGAGTGGCTGAAGAAGATGCACACCCAGCTCCACGACCTGTTCGTCGGCTGGGTCAAGGAACGCCGCGGCGACCGCCTGACCGACGCCGAGGATCTCTTCACCGGCGACGTCTGGCTCGGCGCGAAGGCGCACGAACTCGGCCTGATCGACGGCCTCGGCAGCCTCCGCCAGATCGTCACCGAGCGCTTCCCGGACGCCGAAATCTCGGTGGCCGAGCCCAAGCGCCCCCTCCTGGCCCGCCTCGGCATCGGGGCCCCGGCCGCGGCTTCGGCGGTGCTGGACGCGGTGACCCAGAAAGCGGCGTGGTCCCGCTTCGGCCTCTGA
- a CDS encoding histidine kinase, with translation MDAVSGFPLAQIVPWSVAVLLGIVVIVLLVKQRKPASVVEDAMLQAVHRMSKAAPNLRSGLDEDAADKITTQLLQMLDCVAVGITDSEGTLLSWDGEANEHYVDLVDAIGAAIRKHRREVVAHDRMPCNHRGTCRMKTAVIVPLLVEGETEAALIVVGRTRGRLVQMADAVAQFVCTQFELSRLDESKQQLQQAEIKALRAQISPHFVYNALNTISALIRTDPEEARELLQDFADFTRYSFRSSGMFTSLAEELRNIDRYLTIENARFGGRLEVRMKIAPEVLSVVVPFLIIQPLVENAVKHGLASKPSGGCVTVIAQDHGTEALISVEDDGIGMDPRRLNDVKNAHSTGAHVGLGNISQRMQQVFGNDYAVMVETAPGAGMKVTLRVPKFVPGVRPNMPDYSSENDTAPADVPQQSGRAQLNGADVSGVNGSRSGVLPMG, from the coding sequence ATGGACGCCGTGTCCGGGTTTCCGCTTGCGCAGATCGTTCCGTGGAGTGTCGCGGTGCTGCTCGGCATCGTGGTGATCGTGCTGCTCGTGAAACAGCGCAAGCCGGCCAGCGTGGTCGAAGACGCGATGCTGCAGGCCGTCCACCGGATGTCGAAGGCCGCCCCGAACCTCCGCTCCGGCCTGGACGAGGACGCCGCCGACAAGATCACCACGCAGCTGCTGCAGATGCTCGACTGCGTCGCCGTCGGCATCACCGACAGCGAAGGCACACTGCTGTCCTGGGACGGCGAAGCGAACGAGCACTACGTCGACCTCGTCGACGCCATCGGCGCCGCCATCCGCAAGCACCGCCGCGAGGTCGTCGCGCACGACCGGATGCCGTGCAACCACCGCGGCACCTGCCGGATGAAGACCGCGGTCATCGTGCCGCTGCTGGTCGAGGGCGAGACCGAGGCGGCGCTGATCGTCGTCGGCCGCACCCGCGGGCGCCTGGTGCAGATGGCCGACGCGGTCGCGCAGTTCGTCTGCACGCAGTTCGAGCTGTCCCGGCTCGACGAGTCGAAGCAGCAGCTCCAGCAGGCCGAGATCAAGGCGCTGCGCGCGCAGATCTCGCCGCACTTCGTCTACAACGCGCTGAACACGATCTCCGCACTGATCCGCACGGACCCCGAAGAGGCGCGAGAGCTGCTTCAGGACTTCGCCGACTTCACGCGCTACTCGTTCCGCTCGTCGGGCATGTTCACCTCGCTCGCCGAGGAGCTGCGCAACATCGACCGCTACCTGACCATCGAGAACGCCCGCTTCGGCGGCCGGCTCGAGGTGCGGATGAAGATCGCGCCCGAGGTGCTCAGCGTCGTCGTGCCGTTCCTGATCATCCAGCCGCTGGTGGAGAACGCGGTCAAGCACGGCCTGGCCAGCAAGCCCAGCGGCGGCTGCGTCACGGTCATCGCGCAGGACCACGGCACCGAGGCGCTGATCAGCGTCGAGGACGACGGCATCGGCATGGACCCGCGGCGGCTCAACGACGTCAAGAACGCGCACAGCACCGGCGCGCACGTCGGGCTCGGCAACATCAGTCAGCGCATGCAGCAGGTCTTCGGCAACGACTACGCGGTGATGGTCGAGACCGCGCCCGGCGCCGGCATGAAGGTGACGCTGCGGGTGCCGAAGTTCGTCCCCGGCGTCCGCCCGAACATGCCGGACTACAGCTCCGAAAACGACACCGCGCCGGCTGACGTCCCACAGCAGAGCGGTCGGGCCCAGCTGAACGGCGCCGACGTCAGCGGGGTGAACGGCTCACGCTCCGGCGTCCTCCCCATGGGCTGA
- a CDS encoding Fpg/Nei family DNA glycosylase, with translation MPELPEVEALAHHLRENAVGQTIFRIDVASLSVLKTATPPWTDMHGREITGATRHGKHLDVVAGDLHLVVHLARAGWLRWSDGLAAAPLKPGKGPISLRVHLESATGPGFDLTEAGTKKGLAVWIVKDPQEIASVARLGPDALSLDATQLRELFAGKNTRLKWALTDQSLIAGIGNAYSDEIMHRAKLSPYATIGKLDDGALETLAEAIVEIESDAVKRSVGQKAARLKGEKRSGLRVHARTGLPCPVCGDTIREISFADKSFQYCPTCQTGGKPLADRRMSRLLK, from the coding sequence ATGCCCGAGCTACCCGAGGTCGAAGCGCTGGCCCACCACCTGCGCGAGAACGCGGTCGGCCAGACGATCTTCCGCATCGATGTCGCATCGCTGAGCGTGCTGAAGACGGCGACCCCGCCGTGGACCGACATGCACGGCCGCGAGATCACCGGCGCGACCCGCCACGGGAAGCACCTCGACGTCGTCGCGGGCGACCTGCACCTCGTCGTGCACCTCGCCCGCGCGGGCTGGCTGCGCTGGTCCGACGGCCTCGCCGCGGCGCCGCTGAAGCCGGGCAAGGGTCCGATCTCGCTGCGCGTGCACCTCGAGTCCGCGACCGGGCCCGGGTTCGACCTCACCGAAGCGGGCACGAAGAAGGGCCTCGCGGTGTGGATCGTCAAGGACCCCCAGGAGATCGCGAGCGTGGCCCGCCTCGGCCCGGACGCCCTCTCCCTGGACGCGACGCAGCTGCGTGAGCTGTTCGCCGGCAAGAACACCCGCTTGAAGTGGGCGCTCACCGACCAGTCGCTCATCGCCGGGATCGGCAACGCCTACTCCGACGAGATCATGCACCGCGCGAAGCTCTCGCCGTACGCGACGATCGGCAAGCTCGACGACGGCGCGCTGGAGACCCTCGCCGAAGCGATCGTCGAAATCGAGTCCGACGCCGTCAAGCGCTCGGTCGGCCAGAAGGCCGCGCGGCTGAAGGGCGAGAAGCGCTCGGGCCTGCGGGTCCACGCGCGGACCGGCCTGCCGTGCCCGGTCTGCGGCGACACGATCCGCGAGATCTCCTTCGCCGACAAGTCGTTCCAGTACTGCCCGACCTGCCAGACCGGCGGCAAGCCGCTCGCCGACCGCCGCATGTCGCGGCTCCTCAAGTAG
- a CDS encoding DUF983 domain-containing protein gives MNRLVRGEDGRDWVVRAQMEWRAPATADDFEHDVAGSYGPGIAMIVVTALLAVILVVWTPDQVNIPAWVLLALLLVILFFPLRWILRRPWTVVAETEGDVTGDRPSERWVGTIRGMFTVQGEVKKISKTIQRHSLPDFDGPLHPVE, from the coding sequence ATGAACCGGCTGGTGCGCGGCGAAGACGGCCGCGACTGGGTGGTCCGTGCCCAGATGGAATGGCGTGCCCCGGCGACGGCCGACGACTTCGAGCACGACGTCGCGGGCAGCTACGGCCCCGGCATCGCGATGATCGTGGTGACCGCGCTGCTGGCCGTCATCCTCGTCGTGTGGACGCCGGACCAGGTCAACATCCCCGCGTGGGTGCTGCTCGCGCTGCTGCTCGTCATCCTGTTCTTCCCCCTGCGGTGGATCCTGCGCCGGCCGTGGACGGTGGTCGCGGAGACCGAGGGCGACGTCACCGGCGACCGGCCGTCCGAGCGCTGGGTCGGCACCATCCGCGGCATGTTCACCGTGCAGGGCGAGGTCAAGAAGATCTCCAAGACCATCCAGCGGCACTCGCTGCCGGACTTCGACGGGCCGCTGCACCCCGTCGAATAG
- a CDS encoding sigma-70 family RNA polymerase sigma factor, with protein sequence MTELGTVPPPAASESDEQALLQRLRNGEDAAFGELFELHAAAVRRLAQSLAADRSEAEDITAETFFRVLQALRRGAGPRDYVRAYLLTVARRVSWEWHGARRDVPVSDDELTFRAGAGADTHARTAEHTLITTAFTSLPERWRTVLWQTEVEGEQPAMVAPHFGLSANATAALARRARQGLRAAYLQAHLSVNRGPDSCRAVVEKLGGFTAGSVTGAEAERIKAHLHGCASCRATQDELRDVCSSLRAHAGVLVLLVPAAASVGGSGVLAGLGTTIKGVLVGSKVKIGLALASTAAVGAVGVAAGPVLFGSTPVQDVGLTGGAPELVVVPPTETHHQPPPQPQPDPRIGIGVLNGRGTGVAVPIRPRAGAGQLGANEVPYVPAGDVPAGEVGGSGGGDGLTPRDDITSSTFSSPDHPATSPRLDTTTTPNLTMTTESSDSPESADAPELSPTDGSTEAKGRPTDSSTTGTAEPTTTVTPTSGKPCPSSTSEVTGSSESAEPTSTGSEQQ encoded by the coding sequence ATGACCGAGCTGGGCACGGTGCCGCCACCAGCGGCCTCGGAATCCGACGAGCAGGCACTGCTGCAACGGCTCCGCAACGGCGAGGACGCCGCGTTCGGGGAGCTGTTCGAGCTGCACGCCGCCGCCGTCCGCCGGCTCGCGCAGAGCCTGGCCGCCGACCGGTCCGAGGCCGAGGACATCACCGCGGAGACGTTCTTCCGCGTGCTGCAGGCCCTCCGCCGCGGCGCCGGTCCCCGCGACTACGTCCGCGCCTACCTGCTCACTGTCGCCCGCCGCGTTTCGTGGGAGTGGCACGGGGCCCGCCGGGACGTCCCGGTCTCCGACGACGAACTCACCTTCCGCGCCGGGGCGGGCGCCGACACGCACGCCCGCACCGCGGAGCACACGCTGATCACCACCGCGTTCACCAGCCTCCCGGAGCGCTGGCGAACGGTGCTGTGGCAGACCGAGGTCGAGGGCGAGCAGCCCGCCATGGTCGCGCCGCACTTCGGGCTGAGCGCGAACGCCACCGCGGCGCTCGCCCGCCGGGCGCGCCAGGGGCTGCGCGCGGCGTACCTGCAGGCCCACCTTTCGGTGAACCGCGGGCCGGACTCGTGCCGCGCGGTCGTCGAAAAGCTCGGCGGGTTCACCGCGGGCAGCGTCACCGGCGCCGAGGCCGAGCGGATCAAGGCGCACCTGCACGGCTGCGCGTCGTGCCGCGCCACCCAGGACGAGCTCCGCGACGTCTGTTCGTCGCTGCGCGCGCACGCCGGCGTGCTGGTGCTGTTGGTGCCCGCCGCCGCGTCGGTGGGTGGCAGCGGGGTGCTGGCCGGGCTCGGCACGACGATCAAGGGCGTCCTGGTCGGCTCGAAGGTCAAGATCGGGCTCGCGCTGGCGTCGACCGCCGCCGTGGGCGCGGTCGGGGTCGCGGCCGGTCCGGTGCTGTTCGGGTCGACGCCGGTCCAGGACGTCGGGCTGACCGGTGGCGCGCCTGAGCTCGTGGTGGTGCCGCCGACCGAGACGCACCACCAGCCGCCGCCGCAGCCGCAGCCCGATCCCCGGATCGGCATCGGCGTGCTCAACGGCCGCGGCACCGGGGTGGCCGTGCCGATCCGGCCGCGGGCCGGCGCCGGGCAGCTCGGCGCGAACGAGGTGCCGTACGTGCCCGCGGGCGACGTCCCGGCCGGGGAAGTGGGCGGCAGCGGCGGCGGTGACGGGCTGACGCCGCGCGATGACATCACGTCCTCGACCTTCAGCTCGCCCGACCACCCGGCGACTTCGCCGCGGCTCGACACGACGACGACCCCGAACCTGACGATGACCACCGAGTCGAGCGACTCGCCGGAGAGCGCCGACGCACCCGAGCTGTCGCCGACCGACGGATCGACGGAGGCGAAGGGCAGGCCGACGGACAGCAGCACGACCGGCACGGCCGAACCGACGACGACGGTGACGCCGACGTCCGGAAAACCGTGCCCGAGCAGCACGTCCGAAGTCACTGGTTCGAGCGAATCCGCGGAACCGACGTCGACCGGCTCCGAACAGCAGTGA
- a CDS encoding YiaA/YiaB family inner membrane protein, protein MTKSGTTSPTTTAFYLQAALSFGLALAAVAGGIAYLPVDGWVRGFLALGMLYLVTSTFTLAKCVRDRQEETSVVSRVDQARLDKLLAEHDPYKTPAV, encoded by the coding sequence ATGACCAAATCCGGCACCACGTCCCCCACCACGACGGCCTTCTACCTCCAGGCGGCGCTCTCCTTCGGCCTGGCGCTGGCGGCGGTCGCCGGCGGGATCGCGTACCTCCCGGTCGACGGCTGGGTCCGCGGCTTCCTCGCCCTCGGCATGCTCTACCTGGTCACCTCGACGTTCACGCTGGCGAAGTGCGTCCGGGACAGACAGGAGGAGACCTCCGTGGTCTCGCGCGTCGACCAGGCCCGGCTCGACAAGCTCCTCGCCGAGCACGACCCCTACAAAACCCCCGCGGTGTGA
- a CDS encoding immunity 7 family protein — protein MFEFHGWVTIQATASGDDDAALLERLVDRVHRAIRDAGDFDLIDLRWSAGMPMLHIAGFDKHGGRGLELLDLFTRVGELAAGSYGLLHVWDDQDTEHDNEFRVYRMARGQVTEREDPHLTPVAPTVLDVYEL, from the coding sequence GTGTTCGAATTCCACGGCTGGGTGACCATCCAGGCGACCGCGAGCGGCGACGACGACGCGGCCCTCCTGGAGCGCCTGGTCGACCGCGTTCACCGCGCTATCCGCGACGCGGGCGACTTCGACCTGATCGACCTCCGCTGGAGCGCGGGCATGCCCATGCTCCACATCGCGGGCTTCGACAAGCACGGCGGCCGCGGCCTGGAACTCCTCGACCTCTTCACGCGGGTCGGCGAACTCGCCGCGGGCTCGTACGGCCTGCTCCACGTCTGGGACGACCAGGACACCGAGCACGACAACGAGTTCCGCGTCTACCGCATGGCCCGCGGCCAGGTGACCGAACGCGAAGACCCCCACCTGACCCCGGTCGCCCCGACGGTCCTGGACGTCTACGAGCTGTAG
- a CDS encoding DUF2716 domain-containing protein has protein sequence MNAAWEALSRVADEPAWYWVYDKLAFWPSTYAHAWPGFREPAPSRTWDLSPGDLDRASAEFRLGPYAVEEHQVAAIALAAFREVCGPDDWLWALHWQHQSYRVRPLLMTEGARWPVPVFPRADYHLFLASDFSFGTLGHPWERTLCVFGEKLVPAFERHGEGVLTNVLRRDGKPSALAR, from the coding sequence GTGAATGCTGCCTGGGAAGCCCTCTCCCGCGTCGCCGACGAGCCCGCCTGGTACTGGGTGTACGACAAGCTGGCGTTCTGGCCGAGCACCTACGCCCACGCCTGGCCGGGCTTCCGCGAGCCGGCGCCGTCCCGCACCTGGGACCTCTCACCCGGTGACCTGGACCGCGCCTCCGCCGAGTTCCGCCTCGGTCCGTACGCGGTCGAGGAGCACCAGGTGGCCGCCATCGCACTGGCCGCGTTCCGCGAGGTCTGCGGCCCGGACGACTGGCTGTGGGCCCTGCACTGGCAGCACCAGTCCTACCGCGTCCGCCCGCTCCTGATGACCGAAGGCGCCCGCTGGCCGGTGCCGGTGTTCCCGCGCGCGGACTACCACCTTTTCCTGGCGTCCGACTTCTCGTTCGGCACGCTCGGCCACCCGTGGGAGCGCACGCTCTGCGTCTTCGGCGAGAAGCTGGTGCCGGCGTTCGAGCGCCACGGCGAAGGCGTGCTGACCAACGTCCTGCGCCGCGACGGAAAGCCGTCCGCACTGGCCCGCTGA
- a CDS encoding serine/threonine-protein kinase, whose translation MRLVAGRYAISAELGRGGMGVVWRAEDQVLGRPVALKELATPPGTSLDRVMREARTAGRLNDPGVVTVYDVVSEQGATFIVMELVVAPTLADVVGREGALANDRVAALGLQVLSALESAHRAGIVHRDVKPSNIMVLPGDRVKLADFGIARAMDDPGLTQTGGVMGSPGYMAPELFAGAGPAPASDLWSLGATLFHAAEGRAPFQRTTTAATLHAIMYDQPVLERCRGPLADAVRGLLTQSTSDRLTASGVRGLLETARTAITDSPTQAVDPAALPTVVFEPVTAKVAAPSPTTVDWNRPRKKRLPLVLAGVAAAVVAALGAIFLLKPSTPTPVAVGATAAPTSTPAPTKTASPSHKKPPATSASATPPPTSSTAGKPDPAKVPLIRFHHPDGGHFSGTKKVGPPAGFTKEGVFGSLVATAEPGTRKLFACKVKDQKDWFTSPDQSGKCEGQQALGLLGYIYADPPSGASSRALYRCNAGASHFDSLDAGCEGKKKEFLMGYLVL comes from the coding sequence ATGAGACTGGTCGCGGGGCGGTACGCGATCTCGGCCGAGCTCGGCCGCGGCGGGATGGGCGTGGTCTGGCGCGCGGAAGACCAGGTGCTCGGGCGCCCGGTCGCGCTGAAGGAACTGGCCACCCCGCCGGGCACCAGCCTCGACCGCGTCATGCGGGAAGCCCGGACGGCGGGGCGGCTCAACGACCCCGGCGTCGTCACGGTGTACGACGTCGTCAGCGAGCAGGGCGCCACGTTCATCGTGATGGAGCTCGTCGTCGCGCCCACGCTCGCCGACGTCGTGGGCCGCGAAGGGGCGCTGGCGAACGACCGCGTCGCCGCACTCGGCCTGCAGGTGCTCAGCGCGCTCGAAAGCGCGCACCGGGCCGGCATCGTGCACCGGGACGTCAAGCCCAGCAACATCATGGTGCTGCCCGGCGACCGCGTGAAGCTCGCCGACTTCGGCATCGCGCGGGCGATGGACGACCCGGGCCTGACCCAGACCGGCGGTGTCATGGGGTCGCCCGGCTACATGGCGCCCGAGCTGTTCGCGGGTGCGGGCCCGGCGCCCGCGTCGGACCTCTGGTCGCTCGGCGCGACGCTGTTCCACGCCGCGGAAGGCCGCGCGCCCTTCCAGCGCACCACCACGGCCGCGACGCTGCACGCGATCATGTACGACCAGCCGGTGCTGGAGCGTTGCCGCGGCCCGCTCGCCGACGCCGTCCGCGGCCTGCTCACCCAGTCCACTTCGGACCGGCTGACCGCGTCGGGTGTGCGTGGGCTGCTGGAAACCGCGCGCACGGCGATCACCGACTCGCCGACGCAGGCGGTCGACCCGGCGGCGCTGCCGACGGTCGTCTTCGAGCCGGTGACCGCGAAGGTGGCCGCGCCCTCACCGACCACAGTGGACTGGAACCGCCCGCGCAAGAAGCGGCTCCCACTGGTGCTGGCCGGCGTCGCGGCGGCCGTGGTCGCCGCGCTCGGCGCGATCTTCCTCCTCAAGCCAAGCACGCCGACGCCGGTGGCGGTGGGCGCGACCGCGGCGCCGACGTCGACGCCGGCGCCGACGAAGACCGCGTCGCCCAGCCACAAGAAGCCCCCGGCCACGAGCGCGTCCGCGACACCCCCGCCGACCTCGAGCACCGCGGGCAAGCCCGACCCGGCGAAGGTGCCGCTGATCCGCTTCCACCACCCCGATGGCGGCCACTTCAGCGGCACGAAGAAGGTCGGCCCGCCGGCCGGCTTCACCAAGGAGGGCGTCTTCGGCTCCCTCGTCGCGACGGCCGAGCCGGGGACGCGGAAGCTCTTCGCCTGCAAGGTGAAGGACCAGAAGGACTGGTTCACCTCACCCGACCAGAGCGGCAAGTGCGAAGGCCAGCAGGCCCTCGGCCTGCTGGGGTACATCTACGCCGACCCGCCGTCCGGTGCGAGTTCGCGGGCGCTCTACCGCTGCAACGCGGGCGCGAGCCACTTCGACTCCCTCGACGCCGGCTGCGAAGGCAAGAAGAAGGAGTTCCTGATGGGCTACCTGGTCCTCTGA